A stretch of Acidobacteriota bacterium DNA encodes these proteins:
- a CDS encoding GNAT family N-acetyltransferase: MQDEVRSSSGFDLQPTLAGALVALRPLVPQDFDALFAVASDPLVWAQHPDKSRSTPDGFRRFFDVAIASGGALLVADRATGQVIGSSRFHGYDPDADEVEIGWTFLARSRWGGRYNGEMKALMLRHAFRFVRHVVFLVAPGNLRSQLALAKIGAVRVADRCDPSGAAVYVFQIDAGDGRFV, encoded by the coding sequence ATGCAGGATGAAGTGCGATCGTCATCCGGATTCGACTTGCAGCCGACGTTGGCCGGCGCGCTCGTGGCGTTGCGCCCGCTCGTGCCACAGGACTTCGACGCGTTGTTCGCCGTCGCGTCGGATCCGCTCGTGTGGGCACAGCATCCGGACAAGTCGCGGTCGACGCCGGACGGTTTCCGCCGGTTCTTCGACGTCGCGATCGCCTCGGGAGGCGCGCTGCTCGTCGCCGATCGCGCGACCGGGCAGGTGATTGGGTCGTCGCGGTTCCACGGTTACGATCCGGACGCGGACGAGGTCGAGATCGGCTGGACGTTTCTCGCCCGTTCTCGCTGGGGCGGCCGCTACAACGGCGAGATGAAGGCGCTGATGCTCCGGCACGCCTTCCGGTTCGTGCGGCACGTCGTGTTTCTCGTCGCGCCGGGCAACCTCCGGTCTCAACTGGCGTTGGCGAAGATCGGGGCGGTGCGTGTCGCGGACCGCTGCGATCCCTCCGGCGCGGCGGTGTACGTCTTTCAGATCGACGCGGGAGACGGCCGGTTCGTCTAG